The following are encoded in a window of Haloarcula halophila genomic DNA:
- a CDS encoding DUF7331 family protein yields the protein MSTNATDDTSEATSEEESRRYAELHIGDEEFVVYDRENHQAWVQSTVSLDVAELR from the coding sequence ATGAGTACGAACGCCACGGACGACACGAGTGAGGCTACTTCCGAGGAGGAGAGCCGCCGGTACGCGGAGCTACACATCGGCGACGAGGAGTTCGTCGTCTACGACCGGGAGAACCACCAGGCCTGGGTCCAGTCGACAGTGTCGCTGGACGTAGCCGAACTCCGATAA